From the Helicoverpa armigera isolate CAAS_96S chromosome 27, ASM3070526v1, whole genome shotgun sequence genome, one window contains:
- the LOC135118963 gene encoding chorion class A protein Ld12-like, whose translation MSSFTVLLLCIQACLVQNVFSQCLGSYAPATIIAPAALSTAAPCGSGLGYGAGLAGLAYPGAGLAGAGLAGPFGLASGLGYDGLAYPGAAGYGSGVAAYGGAGEGNVAVAGELPVAGNTALYGQVPIMGAVSFSGPVAAAGSVSISGQCACGCNAPLTTPVYC comes from the exons ATGTCTTCCTTCACTGTTCTGTTGCTCTGCATCCAAGCTTGCTTGGTCCAG AATGTGTTCAGCCAGTGTCTCGGCTCATACGCACCTGCCACCATCATCGCCCCCGCCGCTCTCTCCACCGCCGCTCCCTGCGGCTCCGGCCTTGGCTACGGCGCTGGACTAGCAGGGCTTGCCTACCCTGGCGCTGGCTTGGCTGGTGCTGGTCTGGCTGGCCCCTTCGGATTGGCTTCTGGTTTGGGTTACGATGGACTCGCCTACCCTGGCGCTGCCGGTTACGGCTCTGGAGTCGCCGCGTACGGCGGCGCCGGTGAAGGCAACGTGGCGGTCGCTGGTGAGCTGCCAGTCGCCGGTAACACCGCTCTGTATGGACAGGTGCCCATCATGGGCGCTGTGAGCTTCAGCGGTCCTGTGGCTGCTGCTGGTTCCGTGTCCATCTCCGGACAGTGCGCGTGCGGCTGCAACGCCCCTCTCACTACTCCCGTGTACTGCTGA
- the LOC135118853 gene encoding chorion class B protein Ld34-like — MSVKVILIICAQALLLKSAVGQCTSRAAVADASALAAPCGLAAPAWAYDGLAYPGAGLAGTGLAYNGLNAGLAGRGLAYDAIYAPAMEFSPTSGGALPVSSASAIAPVGISVVSDNVYEGVLSAAGELPFVGTVAMEGVVPSAGAGAVNHACGNGRNAMISETTGFGAAGAYGAGLGAISPAAGFGAAAYGAGIGSGLGLRSGIAGRGCGCRN; from the exons ATGTCTGTCAAGGTTATCCTCATCATCTGCGCCCAGGCGCTCCTGCTCAAG TCGGCGGTGGGTCAGTGCACCAGCCGCGCTGCAGTCGCTGACGCCTCTGCACTTGCTGCCCCTTGCGGCCTGGCCGCTCCTGCTTGGGCTTACGATGGACTCGCTTACCCTGGTGCTGGCTTGGCAGGCACAGGTCTGGCTTACAACGGACTGAACGCTGGCCTTGCAGGCAGAGGCCTGGCTTACGATGCAATCTACGCCCCCGCCATGGAGTTCAGCCCCACCAGTGGCGGCGCTCTGCCTGTCTCCAGCGCCTCCGCCATCGCTCCCGTCGGTATCTCCGTAGTGTCCGACAACGTGTATGAGGGTGTTCTGTCCGCGGCTGGTGAGCTGCCGTTCGTGGGTACTGTGGCTATGGAAGGTGTGGTGCCTTCTGCCGGTGCTGGCGCCGTCAACCACGCCTGCGGTAATGGCAGAAACGCCATGATCAGCGAGACTACTGGTTTCGGTGCTGCTGGTGCTTATGGTGCTGGCTTGGGAGCCATCAGCCCTGCTGCTGGTTTTGGAGCTGCTGCCTATGGAGCTGGAATTGGTTCAGGTCTCGGTCTCCGCAGTGGTATCGCTGGCAGAGGCTGCGGCTGCCGCAACTAA
- the LOC126055337 gene encoding chorion class A protein Ld5 has protein sequence MSPFAVVFLCIQACLVQSVFSQCTSRAAVADATYAGPYGLAAPALAAPYGLAAPCGLASGLASPYGLASAGLAGPFGLASGLGYNGLAYPGAAGYGSGVAAYGGAGEGNVAVAGELPVAGNTALYGQVPIMGSVGFGGDVAAAGAVSIAGQCACGCNTPYNTYLY, from the exons ATGTCTCCCTTCGCTGTCGTGTTCCTCTGCATCCAAGCTTGCTTGGTCCAG TCTGTGTTCAGCCAGTGCACCAGCCGCGCGGCGGTTGCTGACGCCACGTACGCTGGTCCCTATGGTCTGGCCGCTCCTGCCCTGGCAGCTCCTTACGGATTAGCCGCTCCTTGTGGTCTGGCCTCTGGTTTGGCTTCTCCCTACGGCTTGGCTAGTGCTGGTCTGGCTGGCCCCTTCGGATTGGCTTCTGGTCTGGGTTATAACGGACTAGCCTACCCTGGCGCTGCCGGTTACGGCTCTGGAGTCGCCGCGTACGGCGGCGCCGGTGAAGGCAACGTGGCGGTCGCTGGTGAGCTGCCAGTCGCCGGTAACACCGCTCTGTATGGACAGGTGCCCATCATGGGCTCTGTGGGCTTTGGAGGTGATGTGGCTGCTGCTGGTGCCGTGTCTATCGCAGGCCAATGCGCTTGCGGCTGCAACACCCCCTACAACACTTACCTCTACTAG
- the LOC126054782 gene encoding fibroin heavy chain-like: MEFSPTSGGALPVSSASAIAPVGISVVSDNVYEGVLSAAGELPFVGTVAMEGVVPSAGAGAVNHACGNGRNAMISETTGFGAAGAYGAGLGAISPAAGFGPAAYGAGIGSGLGLRSGVVDGASTGRRHHTFHSHSTHERQLTSRGQNTLIHVVGHYGDTDGSDGGGAGDRQSAATGGAELHGGGVDCIVSQASACKASVHSIGSSSKTSSRADGSQASTISTSSTETSSLADHGVSAITAGVVDGASTGRRHHTFHSHSTHERQLTSRGQNTLIHVVGHYGDTDGSDGGGAGDRQSAATGGAELHGGGVDCIVSQASACKASVQSVVSQTSACQASTRVGESINMSSFTVLLLCIQACLVQNVFSQCLGSYAPATIIAPAALSTAAPCGSGLGYGTGLAGLAYPGAGLAGAGLAGPFGLASGLGYDGLAYPGAGGYGSGVAAYGGAGEGNVAVAGELPVAGSTALYGQVPIMGAVSFSGPVAAAGSVSISGQCACGCNAPLTTPVYC, encoded by the exons ATGGAGTTCAGCCCCACCAGTGGCGGCGCTCTGCCTGTCTCCAGCGCCTCCGCCATCGCTCCCGTCGGTATCTCCGTAGTGTCCGACAACGTGTATGAGGGTGTTCTGTCCGCGGCTGGTGAGCTGCCGTTCGTGGGTACTGTGGCTATGGAAGGTGTGGTGCCTTCTGCCGGTGCTGGCGCCGTCAACCACGCCTGCGGTAATGGCAGAAACGCCATGATCAGCGAGACTACTGGTTTCGGTGCTGCTGGTGCTTATGGTGCTGGCTTGGGAGCCATCAGCCCTGCTGCTGGTTTTGGACCTGCTGCCTATGGAGCTGGAATTGGTTCAGGTCTCGGTCTGCGCAGTG GCGTGGTTGACGGCGCCAGCACCGGCAGAAGGCACCACACCTTCCATAGCCACAGTACCCACGAACGGCAGCTCACCAGCCGCGGACAGAACACCCTCATACACGTTGTCGGACACTACGGAGATACCGACGGGAGCGATGGCGGAGGCGCTGGAGACAGGCAGAGCGCCGCCACTGGTGGGGCTGAACTCCATGGCGGGGGCGTAGATTGCATCGTAAGCCAGGCCTCTGCCTGCAAGGCCAGCGTTCA CTCCATAGGCAGCAGCTCCAAAACCAGCAGCAGGGCTGATGGCTCCCAAGCCAGCACCATAAGCACCAGCAGCACCGAAACCAGTAGTCTCGCTGATCATGGCGTTTCTGCCATTACCGCAGGCGTGGTTGACGGCGCCAGCACCGGCAGAAGGCACCACACCTTCCATAGCCACAGTACCCACGAACGGCAGCTCACCAGCCGCGGACAGAACACCCTCATACACGTTGTCGGACACTACGGAGATACCGACGGGAGCGATGGCGGAGGCGCTGGAGACAGGCAGAGCGCCGCCACTGGTGGGGCTGAACTCCATGGCGGGGGCGTAGATTGCATCGTAAGCCAGGCCTCTGCCTGCAAGGCCAGCGTTCAGTCCGTTGTAAGCCAGACCTCTGCCTGCCAAGCCAGCACCAGGGTAGGCGAGTCCATC AACATGTCTTCCTTCACTGTTCTGTTGCTCTGCATCCAAGCTTGCTTGGTCCAG aatGTGTTCAGCCAGTGTCTCGGCTCATACGCACCTGCCACCATCATCGCCCCCGCCGCTCTCTCCACCGCCGCTCCCTGCGGCTCCGGCCTTGGCTACGGCACTGGACTAGCTGGGCTCGCCTACCCTGGCGCTGGCTTGGCTGGTGCTGGCCTGGCTGGCCCCTTCGGATTGGCTTCTGGTTTGGGTTATGACGGACTCGCCTACCCTGGCGCTGGTGGTTACGGCTCTGGAGTGGCCGCGTACGGCGGCGCCGGTGAAGGCAACGTGGCGGTCGCTGGTGAGCTGCCAGTCGCCGGTAGCACCGCTCTGTATGGACAGGTGCCCATCATGGGCGCTGTGAGCTTCAGCGGTCCTGTGGCTGCTGCTGGTTCCGTGTCCATATCCGGACAGTGCGCATGCGGCTGCAACGCTCCTCTCACTACTCCCGTGTACTGCTGA
- the LOC126054777 gene encoding chorion class B protein Ld34-like gives MSVKAILILCAQALLLKSAVGQCTSRAAVADASALAAPCGLAAPAWAYDGLAYPGAGLAGRGLAYNGLNAGLAGRGLAYDAIYAPAMEFSPTSGGALPVSSASAIAPVGISVVSDNVYEGVLSAAGELPFVGTVAMEGVVPSAGAGAVNHACGNGRNAMISETTGFGAAGAYGAGLGAISPAAGFGAAAYGAGIGSGLGLRSGIAGRGCGCRN, from the exons ATGTCTGTCAAGGCTATCCTCATCCTCTGCGCCCAGGCGCTCCTGCTCAAG TCGGCGGTGGGTCAGTGCACCAGCCGCGCTGCAGTCGCTGACGCCTCTGCACTTGCTGCCCCTTGCGGCCTGGCCGCCCCTGCTTGGGCTTACGATGGACTCGCCTACCCTGGTGCTGGCTTGGCAGGCAGAGGTCTGGCTTACAACGGACTGAACGCTGGCCTTGCAGGCAGAGGCCTGGCTTACGATGCAATCTACGCCCCCGCCATGGAGTTCAGCCCCACCAGTGGCGGCGCTCTGCCTGTCTCCAGCGCCTCCGCCATCGCTCCCGTCGGTATCTCCGTAGTGTCCGACAACGTGTATGAGGGTGTTCTGTCCGCGGCTGGTGAGCTGCCGTTCGTGGGTACTGTGGCTATGGAAGGTGTGGTGCCTTCTGCCGGTGCTGGCGCCGTCAACCACGCCTGCGGTAATGGCAGAAACGCCATGATCAGCGAGACTACTGGTTTCGGTGCTGCTGGTGCTTATGGTGCTGGCTTGGGAGCCATCAGCCCTGCTGCTGGTTTTGGAGCTGCTGCCTATGGAGCTGGAATTGGTTCAGGTCTCGGTCTCCGCAGTGGTATTGCTGGCAGAGGCTGCGGCTGCCGCAACTAA
- the LOC126055338 gene encoding chorion class A protein Ld5-like: MSPFAVVFLCIQACLVQSVFSQCTSRAAVADATYAGPYGLAAPALAAPYGLAAPCGLASGLASPFGLAGAGLAGPFGLASGLGYDGLAYPGAAGYGSGVAAYGGAGEGNVAVAGELPVAGNTALYGQVPIMGSVGFGGDVAAAGAVSIAGQCACGCNTPYNTYLY, from the exons ATGTCTCCCTTCGCCGTCGTGTTCCTCTGCATCCAAGCTTGCTTGGTCCAG tCAGTGTTCAGCCAGTGCACCAGCCGCGCGGCGGTTGCTGACGCCACGTACGCTGGTCCCTATGGTCTGGCCGCTCCTGCCCTGGCAGCTCCTTACGGATTAGCCGCTCCTTGTGGTCTGGCCTCTGGTTTGGCTTCTCCTTTCGGCTTGGCTGGTGCTGGTCTGGCTGGCCCCTTCGGTTTGGCTTCTGGTTTGGGTTATGACGGACTCGCCTACCCTGGCGCTGCCGGTTACGGCTCTGGAGTCGCCGCGTACGGCGGCGCCGGTGAAGGCAACGTGGCGGTCGCTGGTGAGCTGCCAGTCGCCGGTAACACCGCTCTGTATGGACAGGTGCCCATCATGGGCTCTGTGGGCTTCGGAGGTGATGTGGCTGCTGCTGGTGCCGTGTCTATCGCTGGCCAATGCGCTTGCGGCTGCAACACCCCCTACAACACATACCTCTACTAG
- the LOC135118854 gene encoding chorion class B protein Ld34-like — MSVKAILVLCAQALLLKSAVGQCTSRAAVADASALAAPCGLAAPAWAYDGLAYPGAGLAGTGLAYNGLNAGLAGRGLAYDAIYAPAMEFSPTSGGALPVSSASAIAPVGISVVSDNVYEGVLSAAGELPFVGTVAMEGVVPSAGAGAVNHACGNGRNAMISETTGFGAAGAYGAGLGAISPAAGFGAAAYGAGIGSGLGLRSGIAGRGCGCRN, encoded by the exons ATGTCTGTCAAGGCTATCCTCGTCCTCTGCGCCCAGGCGCTGCTGCTCAAG TCAGCAGTCGGTCAGTGCACCAGCCGCGCTGCAGTCGCTGACGCCTCTGCACTTGCTGCCCCTTGCGGCCTGGCCGCTCCTGCTTGGGCTTACGATGGACTCGCCTACCCTGGTGCTGGCTTGGCAGGCACAGGTCTGGCTTACAACGGACTGAACGCTGGCCTTGCAGGCAGAGGCCTGGCTTACGATGCAATCTACGCCCCCGCCATGGAGTTCAGCCCCACCAGTGGCGGCGCTCTGCCTGTCTCCAGCGCCTCCGCCATCGCTCCCGTCGGTATCTCCGTAGTGTCCGACAACGTGTATGAGGGTGTTCTGTCCGCGGCTGGTGAGCTGCCGTTCGTGGGTACTGTGGCTATGGAAGGTGTGGTGCCTTCTGCCGGTGCTGGCGCCGTCAACCACGCCTGCGGTAATGGCAGAAACGCCATGATCAGCGAGACTACTGGTTTCGGTGCTGCTGGTGCTTATGGTGCTGGCTTGGGAGCCATCAGCCCTGCTGCTGGTTTTGGAGCTGCTGCCTATGGAGCTGGAATTGGTTCAGGTCTCGGTCTCCGCAGTGGTATTGCTGGCAGAGGCTGCGGCTGCCGCAACTAA